The Pseudochaenichthys georgianus chromosome 8, fPseGeo1.2, whole genome shotgun sequence genome has a segment encoding these proteins:
- the rnf151 gene encoding RING finger protein 151 gives METRRGKNIDMADPEVSSQSGGYDVELFVDTPDYDLICTICQGVLKCPVRAACHHIFCKKCILQWLKRQETCPCCRKSVNTSLIFVMFKLSKSIGRMKIKCKNEIRGCAETFSLSEQYCHSLSCLYELIPCPYQGCRAQLLRRDLDTHARHCEHWRQPCHMGCGTILSHRTQAQHNCYKQLRQEHEIRQRNHRAIATTLQRKMRRMQSTMTHMKRQIGLICESLEVMDDLHKVEEEDRGESSGSSSGTPSSNTSNC, from the exons ATGGAAACACGGCGGGGAAAGAACATTGACATG GCGGACCCAGAGGTGTCATCACAGAGCGGGGGCTACGATGTGGAGCTGTTTGTGGACACTCCAGACTACGATCTGATCTGCACTATATGCCAGGGGGTCCTCAAGTGTCCAGTAAGAGCAGCGTGCCACCACATCTTCTGCAAGAAATGCATTTTACAGTGGCTTAAGAG ACAGGAGACCTGCCCCTGCTGCAGGAAGTCTGTAAACACAAGCCTTATCTTTGTCATGTTCAAGCTGAGCAAATCTATTGGCCGCATGAAGATCAAG TGTAAGAATGAGATCCGTGGTTGTGCAGAGACCTTCTCCCTCTCGGAGCAGTATTGCCACAGCTTGAGCTGCCTCTACGAGCTCATCCCCTGTCCCTACCAGGGCTGCCGGGCGCAGCTCCTCCGCAGGGACCTGGACACCCACGCACGCCACTGCGAACACTGGCGTCAGCCCTGCCACATGGGCTGCGGGACCATCCTCTCACACCGCACCCAGGCCCAACACAACTGCTACAAGCAACTGAGGCAGGAGCATGAAATCAGACAGAGGAACCACAGGGCCATCGCCACCACCCTgcagaggaagatgaggaggatgCAGAGCACCATGACCCACATGAAGAGGCAGATAGGGCTGATCTGTGAGAGCCTGGAGGTGATGGACGACCTGCACAAGGTAGAAGAGGAGGACCGTGGAGAGAGCAGTGGAAGCTCGAGCGGGACTCCAAGTAGCAACACCAGCAACTGCTGA
- the rps2 gene encoding small ribosomal subunit protein uS5 gives MADNAGDRGGFRGGFGDRGRGRGRGRGRGRGRGRGARGGKSEDKEWIPVTKLGRLVKDMKIKSLEEIYLYSLPIKESEIIDFFLASGLKDEVLKIMPVQKQTRAGQRTRFKAFVAIGDYNGHVGLGVKCSKEVATAIRGAIILAKLSIVPVRRGYWGNKIGKPHTVPCKVTGRCGSVLVRLIPAPRGTGIVSAPVPKKLLTMAGIDDCYTSARGCTATLGNFAKATFDAISKTYSYLTPDLWKETVFTKSPYQEFTDHLAKTHTRVSVQRDNPDMPPA, from the exons ATGGCGGACAACGCCGGTGATAGAGGAGGTTTCCGTGGAGGTTTCGGCGATAGGGGCCGCGGCAGGGGCCGTGGACGCGGCAGAGGCCGTGGACGCGGACGCGGTGCCCGGGGCGGCAAGTCCGAGGATAAGGAA TGGATTCCAGTCACCAAGCTGGGCCGCCTGGTTAAGGACATGAAGATCAAGTCCCTGGAGGAGATCTACCTGTACTCTCTGCCCATCAAA GAGTCTGAAATCATCGACTTCTTCCTGGCTTCTGGTCTGAAGGACGAGGTGCTCAAGATCATGCCCGTCCAGAAGCAGACCAGGGCTGGTCAGCGCACCAGGTTCAAG GCCTTTGTTGCTATTGGTGACTACAATGGCCATGTTGGTCTGGGTGTGAAGTGCTCCAAAGAGGTGGCCACCGCCATCCGTGGTGCCATCATCCTGGCCAAGCTGTCCATCGTGCCCGTAAGGAGAGGTTATTGGGGTAACAAGATCGGCAAGCCCCACACCGTGCCCTGCAAGGTGACTGGCCGTTGTGGCTCTGTCCTGGTGCGTCTCATCCCCGCCCCCCGTGGTACTGGCATCGTGTCCGCTCCCGTTCCCAAGAAGCTGCTCACGATGGCTGGTATCGACGATTGCTACACCTCCGCCAGGGGCTGCACTGCCACCCTCGGCAACTTCG CCAAGGCCACCTTTGATGCCATCTCCAAGACTTACAGCTACCTGACTCCTGATCTGTGGAAGGAGACCGTCTTCACAAAGTCTCCCTACCAGGAGTTCACTGACCATCTGGCCAAGACTCACACCAGGGTGTCTGTGCAGAGGGACAACCCTGACATGCCTCCTGCCTAA
- the ndufb10 gene encoding NADH dehydrogenase [ubiquinone] 1 beta subcomplex subunit 10 — translation MKDHDNAAYPEPPRKTPVVDKQTSLPNPAVILTNLFYYSVDVPVSKFKGVLDSIRSNNKSVYYHQKFRRIPELTDCENGDYLCYYEAEMQWRRDYKVDQEIVKIVQERMKACYQREGFSYKQNCIKEIEQFEETSNNFQLRYGDLGAYASGRKCLMKQKERMMADQAQTS, via the exons ATGAAGGACCATGATAACGCAGCATATCCGGAGCCTCCGAGGAAGACTCCGGTTGTGGATAAACAGACATCATTGCCAAACCCGGCCGTGATCCTGACTAACCTCTTCTATTACTCCGTGGATGTGCCTGTCTCCAAATTTAAAG GTGTGCTTGACAGTATTCGGTCTAACAACAAGTCGGTGTACTACCACCAGAAGTTCCGCCGTATTCCCGAACTGACAGACTGCGAGAATGGAGATTACCTCTGCTACTATGAGGCTGAGATGCAGTGGAGGAGAGACTA CAAAGTGGATCAGGAGATTGTGAAGATAGTCCAGGAGCGTATGAAGGCCTGCTATCAGAGGGAAGGATTCAGCTACAAGCAGAACTGTATCAAGGAAATTGAGCAGTTTGAAGAGACTTCCAACAACTTCCAGTTACGCT ATGGAGACCTGGGAGCGTATGCCAGCGGCAGGAAATGTCTCATGAAACAAAAAGAACGGATGATGGCTGATCAGGCCCAGACTTCTTAA